A stretch of the Anaeromyxobacter sp. genome encodes the following:
- a CDS encoding RNA polymerase sigma factor → MTSEPSDSDLVVRARRGDATAMEALAHRYLRASYAVALSVLRHPADAEDASQEALLTALRSLDQCRDPARFAAWLFQSVRHRALKQVSHRRLRVRHADEAERGAVVEADAERVVLRQRLLSALERLSPTQREVVLLHDLEGWTHPEIAVALELSEVMSRQHLFVARRAMREDLANPSTEDADHG, encoded by the coding sequence GTGACCTCGGAGCCCTCCGACAGCGACCTGGTGGTGCGGGCACGGCGCGGCGACGCGACGGCCATGGAGGCGCTCGCCCACCGCTACCTCCGGGCCAGCTACGCCGTGGCGCTCTCGGTCCTCCGCCACCCGGCCGACGCGGAGGACGCCTCGCAGGAGGCCCTCCTCACGGCGCTGCGCAGCCTCGACCAGTGCCGCGACCCCGCCCGCTTTGCGGCGTGGCTGTTCCAGAGCGTCCGCCACCGGGCGCTCAAGCAGGTCTCCCACCGCCGGCTCCGCGTCCGGCACGCCGACGAGGCCGAGCGCGGCGCGGTGGTGGAGGCCGACGCCGAGCGGGTGGTGCTGCGGCAGCGGCTCCTCTCCGCCCTGGAGCGGCTCTCACCGACCCAGCGCGAGGTGGTGCTGCTCCACGACCTGGAGGGCTGGACCCACCCGGAGATCGCCGTCGCGCTCGAGCTCTCCGAGGTGATGTCGCGCCAGCACCTCTTCGTCGCCCGCCGCGCCATGCGCGAGGACCTCGCCAACCCGTCCACGGAGGACGCCGACCATGGATGA
- a CDS encoding protein kinase — MAAENQPGPESTDAAPAPTTVAPGALSALLAELVRAPREAPAEPPAGTIIGRFELLRKLGIGGFGVVWEARDRQLGRSVAFKLVRPGEQADQREQTLLREAEAAARLSHDNLAALYDVGKSAHGPYLVFELLHGRTLAERLTAGPLPRAEALRILRDVTRGTAHAHREGVVHRDLKPANVFLCDDGRVKVLDFGLAHAFGLRRLSGGTPAYMAPEQWREAPEDERTDVFALGVMAYQLMAGTLPFADEKGTIGSRPAPALVVPGAPALGALVARMLEKDPVRRPRDAGALLEVLAATTAALERAGAEAEAAPVRTRRHPRWRVAGLVAGGALLGLLAAGGLLLARRPAPTSDGRVAVAVADFANPTGDREFDALSGLLITSLEQSRGLRVVTRGRMLDVLKQAGKGRVSLIDEGLALEVARREGVAALLLPSVRRLGDQYVVELRALDPSLDRTRFSARETAGSKAGLLPIIDRLAERTRVELREPGGRSEAAPAPVAGSVTASLEAYQHYFLGEQLYDELKISAALPEFQQALSADPTFSLAHYGISRCQWFLAAPAADFHVHADAAAAAADRLPAKEALLVRAWRARVYARRPEARALYDQALERYPEDKHLLLWAGNVELNGGDPARGLDFYRRALQLDPGSRRIRRSLVILLSRLGRLDEATDFVRRWEVEFPGQAATCSLVEVEVARHDLQAALAAARRCPDEQLSTGNVWRQSEFWVELLREDLAAAAAVAGRGRSPGRAPTWEDAFLAAAQGRQREAERLARQADQGEKLTVAFHINLLAARGRTPELADAVRKLRASTHQIDHSFAGVLAAAHASDPSVERESGGDERWPGQLIEAAALADQGDLAGARVILERRLADPLGLDRLPAAYALAETCHALGDARCVLAAAEAFRYPDQWFEFYFAWRSWGWPRALYWSAAAHQRLGELDQARGKVERLLRHWRRADPDLPLLGEARALCVALGCRP; from the coding sequence ATGGCGGCGGAGAACCAGCCAGGGCCTGAGTCGACCGACGCGGCGCCAGCGCCGACGACGGTCGCGCCCGGTGCGCTCTCCGCGCTGCTGGCGGAGCTGGTCCGCGCGCCCCGGGAGGCTCCCGCGGAGCCGCCGGCGGGGACGATCATCGGGCGCTTCGAGCTCCTGAGGAAGCTGGGCATCGGCGGCTTCGGCGTGGTCTGGGAGGCGCGCGACCGACAGCTCGGCCGCTCGGTGGCCTTCAAGCTGGTCCGGCCCGGCGAGCAGGCGGACCAGCGCGAGCAGACCCTGCTGCGGGAGGCCGAGGCGGCGGCGCGGCTCTCCCACGACAACCTGGCGGCGCTCTACGACGTGGGGAAGAGCGCGCACGGCCCTTACCTGGTGTTCGAGCTGCTGCACGGCAGGACGCTGGCGGAGCGGCTGACGGCGGGGCCGCTCCCCCGCGCCGAGGCGCTCCGGATCCTGCGCGACGTCACCCGCGGGACGGCCCACGCCCACCGGGAGGGCGTGGTCCACCGCGACCTCAAGCCGGCCAACGTCTTCCTGTGCGACGACGGCCGGGTGAAGGTGCTCGACTTCGGCCTGGCCCACGCCTTCGGGCTGCGGCGGCTGTCGGGCGGGACGCCGGCCTACATGGCCCCGGAGCAGTGGCGGGAGGCGCCGGAGGACGAGCGGACCGACGTCTTCGCGCTCGGGGTGATGGCCTACCAGCTCATGGCCGGGACGCTCCCGTTCGCCGACGAGAAGGGCACGATCGGGAGCCGGCCGGCCCCGGCGCTGGTGGTCCCGGGCGCGCCGGCGCTCGGGGCGCTGGTGGCCCGGATGCTCGAGAAGGATCCGGTGAGGCGGCCACGCGACGCGGGAGCGCTCCTCGAGGTGCTCGCCGCCACCACGGCGGCGCTGGAGCGCGCCGGCGCCGAGGCGGAGGCGGCGCCGGTCCGCACCCGGCGCCACCCACGCTGGCGGGTGGCTGGGCTGGTGGCCGGCGGCGCGCTCCTGGGGCTCCTGGCCGCCGGGGGGCTGCTCCTGGCCCGGCGCCCTGCGCCGACCAGCGACGGCCGGGTGGCGGTAGCGGTGGCCGACTTCGCCAACCCCACCGGCGACCGGGAGTTCGATGCACTCTCCGGCCTGCTCATCACCTCGCTCGAGCAGTCGCGCGGGCTCCGGGTGGTGACCCGCGGCCGGATGCTCGACGTGCTCAAGCAGGCGGGCAAGGGCCGGGTATCGCTCATCGACGAAGGCCTGGCGCTCGAGGTGGCCCGGCGCGAGGGGGTGGCCGCCCTGCTCCTCCCGTCGGTGCGGCGGCTGGGCGACCAGTACGTGGTGGAGCTGCGCGCCCTCGACCCTTCCCTCGATCGCACCCGCTTCTCCGCCCGCGAGACGGCGGGCTCCAAGGCGGGGCTGCTGCCGATCATCGACCGGCTGGCCGAACGCACCCGCGTAGAACTGCGGGAGCCCGGTGGCCGGAGCGAGGCCGCGCCTGCCCCCGTGGCGGGGTCGGTCACCGCCTCCCTGGAGGCGTATCAGCACTACTTCCTGGGGGAGCAGCTCTACGACGAGCTGAAGATCTCTGCGGCGCTCCCGGAGTTCCAGCAGGCCCTCTCCGCCGACCCCACCTTCTCGCTCGCCCACTACGGCATCTCGCGGTGCCAGTGGTTCCTGGCGGCCCCGGCCGCCGACTTCCATGTCCACGCCGACGCCGCCGCAGCGGCGGCCGACCGGCTGCCCGCCAAGGAGGCGCTGCTGGTGCGGGCCTGGCGGGCGCGGGTCTACGCGCGGCGCCCGGAGGCCAGGGCCCTCTACGACCAGGCGCTGGAGCGCTATCCGGAGGACAAGCACCTGCTGCTCTGGGCCGGGAACGTCGAGCTCAACGGAGGCGACCCGGCCCGCGGCCTCGACTTCTACCGCCGCGCGCTGCAGCTGGACCCCGGCTCGCGGAGGATCCGCAGGAGCCTGGTCATCTTGCTGAGCCGGCTCGGCCGCCTGGACGAGGCGACCGACTTCGTGCGCCGCTGGGAGGTGGAGTTCCCGGGGCAGGCGGCCACCTGCTCCCTCGTCGAGGTGGAGGTGGCCCGGCACGATCTCCAGGCGGCGCTCGCCGCGGCCCGCCGCTGCCCTGACGAGCAGCTCTCGACCGGGAACGTCTGGCGCCAGTCGGAGTTCTGGGTGGAACTGCTCCGGGAGGACCTGGCGGCGGCCGCGGCCGTGGCCGGTCGCGGGAGATCCCCGGGCAGGGCGCCGACCTGGGAGGACGCCTTCCTGGCGGCCGCGCAGGGGCGCCAGCGAGAGGCTGAGCGGCTCGCGCGCCAGGCGGATCAGGGGGAGAAGCTCACCGTCGCCTTCCACATCAACCTCCTGGCCGCGCGAGGGCGGACCCCGGAGCTCGCCGACGCCGTCCGGAAGCTGCGCGCCTCCACGCACCAGATCGATCACTCCTTCGCCGGCGTCCTCGCCGCTGCCCACGCCTCGGATCCGAGCGTGGAGAGGGAGTCGGGAGGCGACGAGCGCTGGCCCGGGCAGCTGATCGAGGCGGCCGCGCTCGCGGACCAAGGGGACCTGGCGGGCGCCAGGGTGATCCTGGAGCGCCGGTTGGCGGATCCGCTGGGGCTGGATCGCCTCCCGGCGGCCTACGCGCTCGCCGAGACCTGCCACGCGCTCGGCGACGCCCGCTGCGTCCTCGCGGCGGCCGAGGCCTTCAGGTACCCCGATCAGTGGTTCGAGTTCTACTTCGCCTGGCGCAGCTGGGGGTGGCCCCGGGCCCTCTACTGGTCGGCCGCGGCCCACCAGCGGCTCGGCGAGCTCGACCAGGCCCGCGGCAAGGTCGAGCGGCTGCTCAGGCACTGGAGGAGGGCCGATCCGGACCTGCCCCTGCTCGGCGAGGCGCGGGCGCTCTGCGTGGCGCTGGGTTGCCGCCCCTGA
- a CDS encoding OPT/YSL family transporter, translating into MDQPSAPLHPEPTLDPEQAWLDRTYQPHATQLTVRAVLVGMLLGGVMCLSNLYVFFKTGWSMGVTITAALLAFALFRGLEAVGLVKRPLTALENNALTTVSSGAGYMTGGGNMAAFGALMMVTTIRPDWGPMVGWFAAIAALGVFTAIPIKRQLINREALPFPTGTATAETLRAIHAAEGAAGVAGDGSRQAGALGLAALAAAAMTWLRSGKVAWMPWNLPEAFALPVTLAGRALKDWTFVLKTEVVLVGAGALMSFRTGWSVLLGGVLTYGVLAPALVAAGVLTTVSYKAIVGWTVWPGAAVLVGAGLTSFALDWRSVTRSLSGLTALFSRRGAATPVEPIDAVECPGWWFPAGFVVLGPVVVVLMTWLFQIPWWAGIIAVPLAVVMGFVAARVTGETDVTPTKALGPVTQLLYGVMTPGNLSGNIMSANVTGGIGLHAADLLTTLKTGWLLGASPRVQFYAQLFGVVAGAAIVVPAYFLIIGSDPAALGSEAWPAPSCLVWAGVSQAFAGGVGGLGGLARSAIAAGLLLGIALAAAEKLAPRRLLPFVPSPAGLGIAMVIPGSNAFAMFLGAALAWGWRRWWRPSAERYVTPIASGLIAGESLMGVVIALLIAAGVLAR; encoded by the coding sequence ATGGACCAGCCGAGCGCGCCGCTGCACCCCGAGCCGACCCTCGACCCCGAGCAGGCCTGGCTCGACCGGACCTACCAGCCCCACGCCACCCAGCTCACCGTCCGGGCGGTGCTGGTCGGGATGCTCCTCGGCGGGGTGATGTGCCTCTCCAACCTCTACGTCTTCTTCAAGACCGGCTGGTCGATGGGCGTGACCATCACCGCCGCCCTGCTGGCCTTCGCCCTCTTCCGGGGCCTGGAGGCGGTCGGGCTGGTGAAGCGGCCGCTCACGGCGCTGGAGAACAACGCCCTCACCACCGTCAGCTCCGGGGCCGGCTACATGACCGGCGGCGGCAACATGGCCGCCTTCGGGGCGCTCATGATGGTCACCACCATCCGCCCGGACTGGGGGCCCATGGTCGGCTGGTTCGCCGCCATCGCGGCGCTGGGGGTCTTCACCGCCATCCCCATCAAGCGCCAGCTCATCAACCGCGAGGCGCTGCCCTTCCCCACCGGCACCGCCACCGCCGAGACCCTGCGGGCCATCCACGCGGCCGAGGGGGCGGCCGGCGTGGCTGGGGATGGCTCGCGCCAGGCCGGCGCGCTCGGCCTGGCGGCCCTGGCGGCCGCGGCCATGACCTGGCTCCGCTCCGGCAAGGTCGCCTGGATGCCCTGGAACCTGCCCGAGGCCTTCGCCCTGCCGGTCACCCTGGCCGGGCGGGCGCTCAAGGACTGGACCTTCGTCCTGAAGACCGAGGTGGTGCTGGTCGGCGCCGGCGCGCTCATGAGCTTCCGCACCGGCTGGTCGGTGCTGCTCGGCGGGGTGCTCACCTACGGGGTGCTGGCGCCCGCCTTGGTGGCGGCCGGGGTCCTCACCACGGTGAGCTACAAGGCGATCGTCGGCTGGACGGTCTGGCCGGGCGCCGCGGTGCTGGTCGGGGCCGGGCTCACCTCCTTCGCCCTCGACTGGCGCAGCGTGACCCGCTCGCTCTCCGGGCTGACCGCCCTCTTCTCCCGGCGGGGCGCCGCCACCCCGGTCGAGCCGATCGACGCCGTCGAGTGCCCCGGCTGGTGGTTCCCGGCCGGCTTCGTGGTGCTCGGGCCGGTGGTGGTGGTGCTGATGACCTGGCTCTTCCAGATCCCCTGGTGGGCCGGGATCATCGCCGTGCCGCTGGCGGTGGTGATGGGCTTCGTCGCGGCCCGGGTCACCGGCGAGACCGACGTGACCCCCACCAAGGCGCTCGGACCGGTCACCCAGCTCCTCTACGGCGTCATGACGCCCGGCAACCTCTCGGGCAACATCATGAGCGCCAACGTGACCGGCGGCATCGGCCTGCACGCCGCCGACCTCCTCACCACCTTGAAGACCGGCTGGCTGCTCGGCGCCAGCCCGCGGGTGCAGTTCTACGCCCAGCTCTTCGGCGTGGTGGCGGGCGCGGCCATCGTGGTGCCGGCCTACTTCCTGATCATCGGCTCCGACCCGGCGGCGCTCGGGTCGGAGGCCTGGCCGGCCCCGTCCTGCCTGGTCTGGGCCGGCGTCTCGCAGGCCTTCGCCGGCGGGGTGGGCGGCCTCGGGGGGCTGGCCCGCTCGGCCATCGCGGCGGGGCTCCTGCTGGGCATCGCGCTGGCGGCGGCCGAGAAGCTGGCGCCGAGGCGGCTGCTGCCCTTCGTCCCCTCGCCCGCCGGGCTCGGGATCGCGATGGTGATCCCGGGCAGCAACGCCTTCGCCATGTTCCTGGGCGCCGCCCTGGCATGGGGCTGGCGTCGCTGGTGGCGCCCCTCGGCCGAGCGCTACGTCACGCCCATCGCCTCCGGCCTGATCGCCGGCGAGAGCCTGATGGGCGTGGTGATCGCGCTCCTGATCGCCGCCGGGGTGCTGGCGCGGTAG
- a CDS encoding fatty acid desaturase — MAARPISVRLGDRTFEVRPRETVLQAAERHGVPFPSSCRVGGCGTCRCRLLEGRVRELTETAYLLTAEELERGTILACQSVPLGDVTVALDQAPLAARRGAGAARAQALGARSPAGPLQYLKFFGFHAVGLLAVASLLAGGWWTTAGLLAILAFYLLGDAVCGDDTTTPSYRHAWLLTVQLWLALPLLSLVVLAALWGVSPGDPLGLGAWLSGPTGHDLLAARAAAGAGHRVSAWILTGLMIGMVGTIPAHELTHRTWDPVSMLVGRWLLAFSFDTTFAIEHVYGHHRYVSTSLDPATAPRGRSVYHHVLASTWRGNASAWRIEVERLRRRRRSAWSRHNAVLRGALMSLALLAGAFALGGWRAAAFFTASALWGKALLEIVNYMEHYGMVRAPAEPVKPRHSWNTNRRLSSWTLFNLTRHSHHHAQGEVPYQALRPLPGAPQMLNGYLTTIVVALVPPLWHRLMSPRLLAWDRDHASAEERRLGAEANLRSGIPALIRAAAP, encoded by the coding sequence ATGGCGGCACGGCCCATCAGCGTCCGGCTCGGCGATCGGACCTTCGAGGTCCGCCCGCGGGAGACGGTGCTGCAGGCGGCGGAGCGCCACGGGGTCCCCTTCCCCTCGAGCTGCCGGGTCGGCGGCTGCGGCACCTGCCGCTGCCGGCTCCTCGAGGGGCGGGTGCGCGAGCTGACCGAGACCGCCTACCTGCTCACGGCCGAGGAGCTCGAGCGCGGCACCATCCTGGCCTGCCAGAGCGTGCCGCTCGGCGACGTCACGGTGGCGCTCGACCAGGCGCCGCTGGCCGCTCGCCGCGGCGCAGGCGCCGCGCGGGCGCAGGCCCTCGGGGCGCGGAGCCCGGCCGGGCCGCTCCAGTACCTCAAGTTCTTCGGCTTCCACGCCGTCGGGCTCCTCGCCGTGGCGTCCCTCCTCGCCGGCGGCTGGTGGACCACCGCCGGGCTGCTGGCCATCCTGGCCTTCTACCTGCTGGGCGACGCCGTCTGCGGTGACGACACCACCACGCCGTCCTACCGCCACGCCTGGCTCCTCACGGTCCAGCTCTGGCTGGCCCTGCCGCTGCTGTCGCTGGTGGTGCTCGCCGCGCTCTGGGGCGTGAGCCCGGGCGATCCGCTCGGCCTCGGGGCGTGGCTGTCCGGCCCCACCGGCCACGACCTGCTGGCGGCCCGCGCCGCGGCCGGCGCCGGCCACCGGGTCTCGGCCTGGATCCTGACCGGGCTCATGATCGGCATGGTGGGGACCATCCCGGCCCACGAGCTGACCCATCGGACCTGGGACCCCGTCTCCATGCTGGTGGGGCGCTGGCTCCTCGCCTTCAGCTTCGACACCACCTTCGCCATCGAGCACGTCTACGGCCACCACCGCTACGTCTCCACCAGCCTGGACCCGGCCACCGCCCCGCGCGGAAGGAGCGTCTACCACCACGTGCTCGCCTCGACCTGGAGGGGGAACGCCAGCGCCTGGCGCATCGAGGTGGAGCGGCTGCGCCGGCGGCGCCGCTCGGCCTGGTCGCGGCACAACGCCGTGCTGCGCGGGGCGCTCATGAGCCTGGCCCTGCTGGCGGGCGCCTTCGCCCTGGGCGGGTGGCGCGCCGCGGCCTTCTTCACCGCGAGCGCCCTGTGGGGCAAGGCGCTGCTGGAGATCGTGAACTACATGGAGCACTACGGCATGGTGCGGGCGCCCGCCGAGCCCGTGAAGCCGCGCCACTCCTGGAACACCAACCGGCGCCTCAGCTCCTGGACCCTCTTCAACCTGACGCGCCACTCGCACCACCACGCGCAGGGCGAGGTGCCCTACCAGGCGCTGCGGCCGCTGCCCGGGGCGCCCCAGATGCTGAACGGCTACCTCACGACCATCGTGGTGGCGCTCGTGCCGCCGCTCTGGCACCGGCTGATGTCGCCGCGCCTGCTGGCCTGGGACCGCGACCACGCCAGCGCGGAGGAGCGGCGCCTGGGCGCCGAGGCCAACCTTCGAAGCGGCATCCCGGCGCTGATCCGGGCCGCGGCGCCCTGA
- a CDS encoding Hint domain-containing protein, protein MSLQRTAVALLIAIALVACGGGGGGDTPGGEDPGGGGGPNTWLPGQAEVKGSSGWVVFKERAPDGAVTGHVINPWGVDGATGLAAFRLHASSATAAELAIDYAPGPKVTVVLTDGGHATTTVDGVAFSGLGPLTPGQAVVAARFLLMERLPVAVNGKTGFLPVELAVALVPLQLGLKYATLDPLSGVADLFWSAGCSVQAGASAPATSLPRCPGPILLSAEAPLPVVLGFFPFDGEGAGSGIASLAPATAQRNCAVAAYPGDASRGACDSLCRGACGADCEPNNCQRGEHKTCELGPDGLNTGLRITWGDYDCGVHQGCIDHDDCYDQCNDVWGCTGAGAFLAAACRHGPGPTTCDGLAWNIWGTANVLLWWKGYGDFSSRRTFSYAEAQELDPVLCPYVDVCVPAGTAVTLPDGSQVPIESLVPGAEIAAAASHLPRPFTALVEQVLVHRDGPYPLDRLVSASGAELEVTPEHPIWTAEYGYLMAADLEPGLHLLEVDPVSGETRQVELVAVLRAASVAGTVYNLKTSAASYLAAGLLVHNKCLARGSLVETPEGLVAVETLRPGDEVLGDRDGRRVVARVVRTYRKATVLGSLPGRRLAPGLLVTVNHPVADGGLFTEAGLLPAPAEAAQGDVFDLETSTGNYYADGVLLGAALP, encoded by the coding sequence ATGAGCCTCCAGCGCACCGCCGTCGCCCTCCTGATCGCCATCGCCCTCGTCGCCTGTGGCGGTGGTGGTGGCGGCGACACGCCGGGAGGTGAGGACCCGGGCGGTGGCGGCGGCCCGAACACCTGGCTGCCGGGGCAGGCCGAGGTGAAGGGGTCCTCCGGGTGGGTGGTCTTCAAGGAGCGCGCGCCGGACGGGGCCGTCACCGGGCACGTGATCAACCCCTGGGGCGTGGACGGGGCAACCGGCCTCGCGGCGTTCCGGCTCCACGCCAGCAGCGCCACCGCCGCCGAGCTGGCGATCGACTACGCCCCTGGGCCCAAGGTGACCGTCGTGCTCACCGACGGCGGCCACGCCACCACCACGGTGGATGGAGTCGCCTTCTCCGGCCTCGGTCCGCTCACCCCGGGGCAGGCGGTGGTGGCCGCCCGGTTCCTCCTGATGGAGCGGCTGCCGGTCGCCGTGAACGGCAAGACCGGCTTCCTGCCGGTGGAGCTGGCGGTGGCGCTCGTGCCGCTCCAGCTCGGCCTCAAGTACGCCACCCTCGACCCCCTCTCCGGCGTCGCCGACCTGTTCTGGAGCGCCGGCTGTAGCGTGCAGGCCGGCGCGTCGGCGCCCGCCACCTCGCTGCCGCGCTGCCCGGGTCCCATCCTCCTCAGCGCCGAGGCGCCGCTCCCGGTGGTGCTCGGCTTCTTCCCCTTCGACGGCGAGGGGGCGGGGAGCGGCATCGCCTCCCTGGCCCCCGCCACGGCCCAGCGGAACTGCGCGGTCGCCGCGTACCCGGGCGACGCGTCCCGCGGGGCGTGTGACTCGCTCTGCCGCGGCGCGTGCGGCGCCGACTGCGAGCCGAACAACTGCCAGCGGGGTGAGCACAAGACCTGCGAGCTGGGCCCCGACGGGCTGAACACCGGCCTCCGCATCACCTGGGGCGACTACGACTGCGGCGTCCACCAGGGCTGCATCGACCACGACGACTGCTACGACCAGTGCAACGACGTCTGGGGCTGCACCGGCGCCGGCGCCTTCCTGGCCGCGGCCTGCCGCCATGGCCCTGGTCCGACCACCTGCGATGGCCTGGCCTGGAACATCTGGGGCACCGCCAACGTGCTCCTCTGGTGGAAGGGGTACGGCGACTTCTCCTCGCGCCGGACCTTCAGCTACGCCGAGGCCCAGGAGCTCGATCCGGTCCTCTGCCCGTACGTCGACGTCTGCGTCCCGGCCGGCACGGCGGTGACCCTCCCCGACGGCAGCCAGGTGCCCATCGAGTCCCTGGTCCCCGGCGCCGAGATCGCCGCCGCCGCCTCGCACCTCCCGCGCCCCTTCACGGCGCTCGTCGAGCAGGTGCTGGTCCACCGCGACGGCCCCTACCCCCTCGACCGGCTGGTCAGCGCCAGCGGCGCCGAGCTCGAGGTCACCCCCGAGCACCCCATCTGGACCGCCGAGTACGGCTACCTGATGGCCGCCGACCTCGAGCCAGGCCTCCACCTCCTGGAGGTCGACCCGGTGAGCGGCGAGACGCGCCAGGTGGAGCTGGTGGCGGTCCTGCGCGCCGCCTCGGTCGCCGGCACCGTCTACAACCTGAAGACCTCCGCCGCGAGCTACCTGGCGGCGGGCCTGCTGGTCCACAACAAGTGCCTGGCGCGGGGCTCCCTGGTGGAGACCCCCGAGGGCCTGGTGGCGGTCGAGACGCTCCGCCCCGGCGACGAGGTGCTCGGCGACCGGGACGGCCGGCGGGTGGTGGCCCGGGTGGTCCGCACCTACCGGAAGGCGACCGTGCTCGGGAGCCTCCCCGGCCGGCGCCTCGCGCCCGGCCTCCTCGTCACCGTGAACCACCCGGTGGCCGACGGCGGCCTCTTCACCGAGGCCGGCCTGCTCCCGGCCCCGGCCGAGGCCGCCCAGGGCGACGTCTTCGACCTCGAGACCTCCACCGGCAACTACTACGCCGACGGCGTCCTGCTCGGGGCCGCCCTGCCTTGA
- a CDS encoding AAA family ATPase — protein MPQLPPPLERLPTGSPTFDRILGGGVPARSLTIVAGEPGSGKTLFSLQMVFHLARQGRKCLYFTTLSEPSPKLLHYMQQFSFFEGEAIGERVSFVDLGKVVRGRHPGDVIQAITARVEAEEPALLVIDSFKALRELAGDPAAIRTFVYDLAVHLSGWGAAALFVGEYTPDEVATFPEFAIADGILRFSTQREELTAVRAVEVLKLRGAACVTGRHFFEIGADGLAFFPRVRAPDAGDPAAAVPAGERAPTGIAGLDDMLGGGLPRSSSTVVMGATGTGKTLLGLHLLLDGARRGEPVVHFTLEETPDQLRGIAQGFGWDLAELERRGLFTICYVSPVELSTDAFLHLARQQVERVGARRALLDSLTSLELGVTSPRRFKELVYALTKHFRALGVTLALNMEVAEVLGAAQLSGHGVSFAADNVIQLKYLEQDGQLDRAIAVLKARGVRHASEVRRMVVGEGGVVVGGAFRGLRAVLSGLPTPLVPGGPLVLPSVPETPGQG, from the coding sequence TTGCCGCAGCTCCCACCGCCCCTGGAGCGCCTCCCGACCGGGAGCCCCACCTTCGACCGCATCCTCGGCGGCGGCGTGCCGGCCCGCTCCCTGACCATCGTGGCCGGCGAGCCGGGCTCCGGGAAGACCCTCTTCTCGCTGCAGATGGTCTTCCACCTGGCCCGGCAGGGGCGGAAGTGCCTCTACTTCACGACGCTCTCCGAGCCGTCGCCCAAGCTGCTGCACTACATGCAGCAGTTCTCCTTCTTCGAAGGCGAGGCCATCGGCGAGCGGGTGAGCTTCGTGGACCTGGGCAAGGTGGTGCGCGGGCGCCACCCGGGCGACGTGATCCAGGCCATCACCGCGCGCGTCGAGGCCGAGGAGCCGGCCCTGCTGGTCATCGACAGCTTCAAGGCGCTGCGCGAGCTCGCTGGCGACCCGGCGGCCATCCGCACCTTCGTCTACGACCTGGCGGTCCACCTGTCGGGCTGGGGCGCGGCCGCCCTCTTCGTCGGCGAGTACACGCCGGACGAGGTCGCCACCTTCCCCGAGTTCGCCATCGCCGACGGCATCCTCCGCTTCTCCACCCAGCGCGAGGAGCTGACCGCGGTCCGGGCGGTGGAGGTCCTCAAGCTGCGCGGCGCCGCCTGCGTCACCGGCCGCCACTTCTTCGAGATCGGCGCCGACGGGCTGGCCTTCTTCCCCCGGGTGCGCGCGCCCGACGCCGGCGATCCGGCCGCCGCCGTCCCCGCCGGCGAGCGCGCCCCCACCGGCATCGCCGGGCTCGACGACATGCTCGGCGGCGGCCTGCCCCGCTCCAGCTCGACGGTGGTCATGGGCGCCACCGGCACCGGCAAGACGCTCCTCGGGCTGCACCTCCTCCTCGACGGGGCGCGGCGCGGCGAGCCGGTCGTCCACTTCACCCTCGAGGAGACCCCCGACCAGCTCCGCGGCATCGCCCAGGGCTTCGGCTGGGACCTGGCGGAGCTGGAGCGACGAGGCCTCTTCACCATCTGCTACGTCTCGCCGGTGGAGCTCTCCACCGACGCCTTCCTCCACCTGGCGCGCCAGCAGGTCGAGCGGGTCGGCGCCCGGCGGGCGCTCCTGGACAGCCTCACCAGCCTGGAGCTCGGCGTCACGTCCCCCCGACGCTTCAAGGAGCTGGTCTACGCGCTCACCAAGCACTTCCGCGCGCTGGGCGTCACCCTCGCCCTGAACATGGAGGTGGCCGAGGTGCTCGGGGCAGCCCAGCTCTCCGGGCACGGCGTCTCCTTCGCGGCCGACAACGTCATCCAGCTCAAGTACCTGGAGCAGGACGGCCAGCTCGACCGCGCCATCGCCGTCCTGAAGGCGCGCGGCGTGCGGCACGCCAGCGAGGTGCGGCGCATGGTGGTCGGCGAGGGCGGCGTGGTGGTGGGCGGCGCCTTCCGCGGGCTGCGCGCCGTCCTCAGCGGGCTGCCCACCCCGCTGGTGCCCGGGGGGCCCCTGGTCCTGCCGTCGGTCCCGGAGACGCCCGGCCAGGGGTGA